The DNA region TCAACCGCCATAGGAGCCACAACCTTCCTCCTCCGCAACTCGTACCTCTCGCGTCCTCTGTACGCTTCAAATTCCCTAAGCATTGATTCTTTAAGCTAAATCATTAAAAGAGCTTTAGATTTTATAAGATCTTGTCTTCTCAGATGGAAAAATATATCATGAGGAGCTTCTTGCGGAGACGAAGGTGTCTCAAGAACATTTCTGCCCTTAATGTGGAGGTCGACGAGGATGACGATGACGTAGAAGAAGCGTGTGAGCTAGTTAACGGAACAGAAGTGTCAGTCGACGGCGTTGAAGGTTATCTTTTAACGGCAGTAAAGAACAATAACGGAACTGGATTGCTTCTACTCTCTGATGTCTTTGGCTTTCAAGATTCAGCCACACGCGACTTCGCTTACCGTGTTGCTTGCAATGGCTACAAGTATATAACATCTTCTCCATTTACTTACCTCTCTTAAATTCCAAAATTCATTATTTAAATTgcaattttgtgttttttttgttcttttttggttGAGATAGTGTTCTTGTCCCGGACTTGTTCCGTGGAGATCCATGGTCGAAAAACCGACCAAAGTCTGAATACGAGgaatggagaagaaaacaagaccCGGACCGTATCAGACAAGACACAACTAGCTTCACGAAATGGATGGTTGATGAATTCGCAGCGGCTGGCATCTCCAAGAAGCTAGGAGTGATGGGTTTCTGTTTCGGAGGTGGGCGTGTAGTTGACGTATTAGCCACGGATGAGAACGATTACTTCAGCACCGGTGTCTCGTTCTACGGTACGAGAATAGACTCCGCGGTGGCCGGAGATGTGAAAGTGCCAGTCTTGTTTGTTTCCGGTGACAGAGACCCGCTTTGTGAAGTGAAGGGTTTGTACGAAATTAAGGAGAAGATTGGTGAAAGGTCAAAGGTTGTTGTGTATGAAGGAAGAGGTCACGGCTTTGTCCACCGGCCCGAGACGGCGGAAGATGATCGAGACGCGGAGGAAGCGTTTGCCCTCATGAGGAATTGGTTACATCATCATTTGATTTAAATAACATGATTTTCTCTGCTCTTTTGTACATCCAAGTTACAATTAAACTCGGATTCTAGTATATAAAAAGGTTAATTAATAAGATAACTAATGAAGAGATTTTCTAGAAAACCATAGAAAATCGTGAATTCATTCATGTAAACTAAAATGCTATGCTAATATTACATGGTTCTGATCAATGTGAGATTGGTTGGGTTCTTCGACATGAAGGGGATAATTTGAGATGGTACGACGCTAAGGTTTATCCTCGTCTTTACTCATGCTTTGATGTCGTGTTTGGACAACCTTGTAGTTAACATACTTGTTGAGATTTGAAGTCCTCATCATGTCTGGCCGGAGATTGCAGTGGTACACTGAGTAAATCATTGGGATGACAAGGAGTGTGAAACCATTCTTCAAATTCAATGGAGTTCACGCAA from Camelina sativa cultivar DH55 chromosome 3, Cs, whole genome shotgun sequence includes:
- the LOC104777466 gene encoding carboxymethylenebutenolidase homolog, coding for MAASLASLSSSAKFGAPWSPFNRHRSHNLPPPQLVPLASSMEKYIMRSFLRRRRCLKNISALNVEVDEDDDDVEEACELVNGTEVSVDGVEGYLLTAVKNNNGTGLLLLSDVFGFQDSATRDFAYRVACNGYNVLVPDLFRGDPWSKNRPKSEYEEWRRKQDPDRIRQDTTSFTKWMVDEFAAAGISKKLGVMGFCFGGGRVVDVLATDENDYFSTGVSFYGTRIDSAVAGDVKVPVLFVSGDRDPLCEVKGLYEIKEKIGERSKVVVYEGRGHGFVHRPETAEDDRDAEEAFALMRNWLHHHLI